The genomic stretch TCGACGAAGTTTATATTGTACGATAAAGAATATTATAAAAAGGTTCTGTATTTATCATTTTACATTATTAATAAGTTTCGGATTAAGATTAAAATTAAATGAGCACTCTCTCCTCTAATTAATGATTTAATTTATACATAAAGGGAACTTATTTAAGATATTTAAGTCATTATAGGCAAATATCGTTTTAGGAAAACTTTAAATTACCTCTTTTAGTATTTTATAGTGCGGCCGTAGTCTAGGCTGGATTAGGACGCTGGCCTTCCAAGCCGGTGATCCCGGGTTCAAATCCCGGCGGCCGCACTTTAGTGTTACTGAATATGTTTTTAAACTAGCTATAGTATTTGCTTTCTATCCTTTTTATCTTTTATTTATAGTTAGTTAGTAATAATAAAAGGAAAAAGTTTAAATTAACAATTTCTAATCAGTTAAGATGATAATCTTTATCCGCTTAGTTATACTACATTAACAACTGAGTTTATGATCCCTATACACTTTATATTTACCCATAACTTAAAATACAACAGTCTCTCTAAGTTTAAAAAAGATCTTAAGAAGAGATCCTGTCCTCTAAAGTCTGATCTGACAGAGGATAAATTTATCTAAAAAAGCCAAAATTTTTATTTGCCAATATAGTTTATGAGCTTCAATAAGAATAGTATTTTCTTCTATATCAATTTAAATTATATTTTTCTCTTTTATAGTTATTAAAATATTTAATTTTCTTCCCAAATCTTCTAATCTACGTTAAATTTAGTTAAAAATTTTTCCTCTTGTTCTTTTGTTTAACAGTTACATTCTCAATATGTAAACTTTTTAATATATTCTTTTGATATATGAACTATTTATATTTTCAATTATGATTTGACATATGTTGTTTAAATCATTGCAATCATTAGTTACTTTTTAGCAAAAATCAAGTTTCAATATTTTACCATTTGTTACATAATCTTAAACCTAAATTTGACTAAGTATTCCTATAAACAAATATATAGTGTTTTATTATATTTAGATTCTGACCACCTTTGCTTATTATTAAGCAATATTTACCGATACCTAAGCAGACAGATAACGAGTTTTGGACTGTAGAGAGGATTGAACATATTCGTCAGTTGGCTTTAACTGGTAAGCCAAGTAAAATTTTTCCTAAATGGAACTCTTTAAGGATTCTCGATAGAGTTCGTTTTAAAAATGAAGATCCTAAAATTAGCGAGACTCCGAAAGCTATGACTTTTACTAAATTGGCTGGTATAGAAATGTCTGCCCCTCTCTATTTGGGGGACATGTCTTATGGTGCTTTAAGTGGTAATCCCAATATAATAATTGCTAGAGCCGCAGATTTAACTGGAACTTTAGCAGGTACCGGTGAAGGAGGTTTACATCCAGAAGTTGCTAAACATAAGAGGATTTTTGTACAGTGGGCCTCAGCCCGTTTTGGTGTTGATTTTGATGTTCTAATGCATGGAGCTGGAATTGTTATTAAGATTGGACAAGGTGCTAAACCGGGTATTGGTGGTCATTTACCCGGGAGTAAGGTTACTGAGCCTATTTCTCTTACTAGACGAATACCGGTTGGTATTGATGCTATTTCTCCAGCTCCTCATCATGATATCTACTCTATTGAGGATTTGGGCCAGAGGATTGAAGCTTTGAAGGAAGCAACTGGTAAGCCTGTCTTTGTTAAGGTTGCTGCTACTAACTACATTCCTTATATAGTGTCTGGTATTGCCAGAATGGGGGCTGATGGTGTCATTATTGATGGTCATGGTGCTGGTACTGGTGCTACTCCCATTGTGATAAGGGATAATGTTGGTATTCCGATTGAGTTAGCAGTAGCTTCAGCTGATAAGGTTTTGAGGGAACAGGGGATGAGGGATAACTTTTATGTTATTGCAGCAGGTAGGGTTGCAGATGCTACTGATGCAGCTAAGTTAATTGCTTTAGGTGCTGATATAGTAAGTGTTGGTACTGGAGCCTTAATTGCCATGGGCTGTGTCATGGTACATAAGTGTCATATTGGTTCTTGTCCAACAGCTCTAACAAATAAGATTGACGGTAGTAGGATGATTGACACAGATTTTGGACTTAAAGTCTTGGTTAATTATATTCACGGTTTTTCTCTTGAACTAGCTAACATTTTAGACAATTTAGGTCTTTCAAGTATAGATGAACTTAAGGGAAGGAGGGATCTGTTAGTAGGTAAGGGTTTATCTAGAGAGACTTTGTCCGTTTTAGGTATTGAGGGAGAAGAGGAAGAATTACCACCTAAACTTGGTGAGTTATGGTCTAGGAGGAGAAAAGTGTATTTACATGAATTAATTAATAAGGGTGATCCTGTGATTACTAGTATGGGTAGTACTGCTCCGCCAGATGTTGAAAAACCTGCTAGGATTGTTGATTGGCTAAGAAGTGATGGTGCTCAAGTTACAAGACCCTCTATTGATCCTTATAGAGAAGATATAGACACAAGCTTTTACTTGGCCGGTGGTAGGATTTATCTTTCTCTACCAGTAATTTTTGATATTATTGACGCACCAGAAGATGAAAGAAATGCTCTGCAGTGGGCTTCTTTAGCTTTGAGTTCTGGAGTATTTAGTAATGTTACTTCAAAGTATTATGAAGATATTTCTATAAGTCATGATGGTAAGGGTGTAATTAAGTGGAGTAAAAATTATGAGAGTGGTAGTTATATCTTATTGCCGAGTAGTGAGGAAGCTGTTGAAGAAGTTCTAGAGCTAAAGGGTATACCAGGTTTTATTATTGATGAGGATCTAGGTAATGAAGATCTTGAAGTTGTAATATCAGAGATAGATACTAAATTAAAGAGAATGGGAATAAGGAAAAAGTTTGATTTGATTGCGAAATCTTCTAGGATAAGAGATTCTGGGGATATTTTTAAGTTTGTTGCTTTAGGTGCAGATTCGGTTATAATGTCTTACAAAGTGTTCGATGTGGCCTTAGGAGAAGGAAGTCGAAGTGACTTAAAGAGTAAGGCGTTTAATTTGATTTCTGGTTTTAAGAAAGAGATTGCTTTGTTAGCTGGTGCCGCTGGCGTTTACTCTGTTCAATCTACTTTAACCGGAAATAGAGAACTTTTAAGGGCGATTAATTTGAATTCTTATCTTTTACAAAAGCTTAGGGTTAAGGTGGCTGGTTCTCTATGATTCACCCATCCGGTTGTGGTGTTTTAGGAATCTTAAGAAAGAGAAATGCTAGTAAGATTTCTGGCGAGATTGTAGTTAAGGGAATTGAGAGAGTAAGGTATAGGGGAAGTGATAGGGGTGCTGGTTTTGCTGTTTTTGATAAAGATAAGGGGAATAGGTATATCATTAAGGTCTTTTATGAGGGTGATCCTGCTGCGTTGAAGAGTGTGATAGAATCTCATGGTATTAGAGTTGATAAATATGAGTTAGAATATATAGATTCTGATATTTGTGACTGTAAGTTTTATATTACTCTCGATAGTTTACCTCTTGGTAAG from Sulfolobus sp. S-194 encodes the following:
- a CDS encoding FMN-binding glutamate synthase family protein; protein product: MLIIKQYLPIPKQTDNEFWTVERIEHIRQLALTGKPSKIFPKWNSLRILDRVRFKNEDPKISETPKAMTFTKLAGIEMSAPLYLGDMSYGALSGNPNIIIARAADLTGTLAGTGEGGLHPEVAKHKRIFVQWASARFGVDFDVLMHGAGIVIKIGQGAKPGIGGHLPGSKVTEPISLTRRIPVGIDAISPAPHHDIYSIEDLGQRIEALKEATGKPVFVKVAATNYIPYIVSGIARMGADGVIIDGHGAGTGATPIVIRDNVGIPIELAVASADKVLREQGMRDNFYVIAAGRVADATDAAKLIALGADIVSVGTGALIAMGCVMVHKCHIGSCPTALTNKIDGSRMIDTDFGLKVLVNYIHGFSLELANILDNLGLSSIDELKGRRDLLVGKGLSRETLSVLGIEGEEEELPPKLGELWSRRRKVYLHELINKGDPVITSMGSTAPPDVEKPARIVDWLRSDGAQVTRPSIDPYREDIDTSFYLAGGRIYLSLPVIFDIIDAPEDERNALQWASLALSSGVFSNVTSKYYEDISISHDGKGVIKWSKNYESGSYILLPSSEEAVEEVLELKGIPGFIIDEDLGNEDLEVVISEIDTKLKRMGIRKKFDLIAKSSRIRDSGDIFKFVALGADSVIMSYKVFDVALGEGSRSDLKSKAFNLISGFKKEIALLAGAAGVYSVQSTLTGNRELLRAINLNSYLLQKLRVKVAGSL